A genomic region of Streptomyces sp. R33 contains the following coding sequences:
- a CDS encoding acyl-CoA dehydrogenase family protein — protein sequence MSTTRNPGTEAPTTAAEILERARALAPRLRERSAEIEQARQLPADVVDMLRGTGVFRMCFGPEWGGPELTSMQQAEVVETLAYGDASAGWCAAIGAMTGAISNFLDPAVVKEVFPSLDMITAGLIAPAGHAERVPGGFRLSGRWSFGSGITHADWVTSGAFIYQDGKPWASPDGSNAHASRQFLVPAHEVEVVGNWDTTGLCGSGSSDYTITDVFVPEEHTYTFYKVRGRTDTPIAQPDSFMRSLCAVPLGVARAALDHARETALTRVDKMTNTPWADTFRVQVTLAECEAEFNAARSGVHSSSQRHWDVLAGGGTLDDLTATERAASSLAWVHAFRTSRAIVNRLYDLLQAWSINRSSPMDRWMRDTATMCQHVAASDLILESGGAYLLGRPPKFRMSLGIVK from the coding sequence ATGAGCACGACCCGGAACCCGGGCACCGAAGCACCCACGACCGCAGCAGAGATCCTGGAGCGTGCCAGGGCACTGGCTCCGCGGCTGCGGGAGCGGTCGGCGGAGATCGAGCAGGCCCGGCAACTCCCTGCGGACGTCGTGGACATGCTGCGCGGCACCGGAGTGTTCCGGATGTGCTTCGGGCCCGAGTGGGGCGGCCCCGAGCTGACGTCGATGCAGCAGGCCGAGGTCGTGGAGACACTGGCCTACGGGGACGCCTCGGCCGGCTGGTGCGCGGCGATCGGCGCGATGACCGGGGCGATCAGCAACTTCCTGGACCCCGCCGTGGTCAAGGAGGTGTTCCCGAGCCTGGACATGATCACTGCCGGGCTGATCGCGCCGGCCGGGCACGCCGAGCGGGTTCCGGGCGGCTTCCGGCTGAGCGGCCGGTGGTCGTTCGGCAGTGGGATCACCCATGCCGACTGGGTGACCTCCGGGGCGTTCATCTACCAGGACGGCAAGCCCTGGGCGAGTCCGGACGGCAGCAACGCGCACGCGTCGCGCCAGTTCCTGGTGCCGGCCCACGAGGTCGAGGTCGTCGGGAACTGGGACACCACCGGCCTGTGCGGCAGCGGGAGCAGCGACTACACGATCACCGACGTGTTCGTGCCCGAGGAACACACCTACACCTTCTACAAGGTACGGGGCCGCACGGACACCCCCATCGCCCAGCCCGACTCCTTCATGCGCAGCCTGTGCGCGGTGCCGCTCGGGGTGGCCAGGGCCGCCCTGGACCACGCCCGGGAGACCGCGCTCACCCGGGTGGACAAGATGACCAACACGCCGTGGGCGGACACCTTCCGCGTGCAGGTCACCCTGGCCGAGTGCGAGGCGGAGTTCAACGCCGCCCGCAGTGGCGTCCACAGCAGCTCACAGCGGCACTGGGACGTACTGGCCGGCGGCGGCACCCTGGACGATCTCACCGCCACCGAGCGGGCCGCTTCCTCGCTCGCCTGGGTGCACGCCTTCCGCACCTCGCGGGCGATCGTGAACCGGCTCTACGACCTGCTCCAGGCGTGGTCGATCAACCGGTCCTCGCCGATGGACCGCTGGATGCGCGACACCGCGACCATGTGCCAGCACGTCGCCGCCTCGGACCTGATCCTCGAATCCGGCGGGGCCTACCTGCTGGGCCGGCCGCCCAAGTTCCGGATGAGCCTCGGCATCGTCAAGTAG
- a CDS encoding NAD(P)/FAD-dependent oxidoreductase gives MSAAAVVVVGAGVTGLLTAVECALAGHPVAVLDRGPIPNPHASSFDQHRVVRTFSPDDPDATRRMTAARRRWQDLEALLGTRFHRRVGVVTAWPRERLTALAASAAEAGVSVRTVEPQTLPHLEFPPDSAGLLDVDGGVLLAERVLHAAARRLAGHPAVTLRPYTAVTGIDTDSGKVQLADGERLGADLVLVAAGPWTRELVGQPVVLHRQTMVYLHPPADAARWWAQAPAAGGLGADGRAWAVPPGDGTLLKISSDAVCRVVDTTADCAAEDQGPWAERLAAAPPLTGLNRYTVAAVKACHYAADAETGGALLAREGPAVWSRAACGGSGFSAAPLVADRIVDVLREGAA, from the coding sequence GTGAGCGCGGCGGCGGTCGTGGTCGTGGGAGCGGGCGTCACCGGGCTGCTGACCGCCGTGGAGTGCGCGCTGGCCGGCCACCCCGTGGCCGTGCTGGACAGGGGTCCGATCCCCAACCCGCACGCCAGCTCCTTTGACCAGCACCGGGTCGTCCGCACGTTCAGCCCGGACGATCCGGACGCCACCCGGCGGATGACCGCCGCCCGCCGCCGGTGGCAGGACCTGGAGGCGCTGCTCGGGACCCGCTTCCACCGGCGGGTCGGAGTGGTCACCGCCTGGCCCCGGGAACGCCTCACCGCGCTGGCCGCGTCGGCCGCCGAGGCGGGGGTCTCCGTACGGACGGTGGAACCGCAGACGCTGCCGCACCTGGAGTTCCCGCCGGACTCGGCGGGCCTCCTGGACGTGGACGGCGGGGTGCTGCTCGCGGAACGGGTCCTGCACGCCGCAGCCCGCCGGCTCGCCGGGCATCCGGCGGTGACCTTGCGTCCGTACACCGCGGTGACCGGGATCGACACGGACTCCGGGAAGGTGCAACTGGCCGACGGCGAACGGCTGGGCGCCGACCTGGTCCTGGTCGCGGCCGGACCGTGGACCCGCGAGCTGGTCGGGCAGCCGGTCGTCCTGCACCGCCAGACCATGGTCTACCTGCATCCGCCGGCCGACGCGGCGCGGTGGTGGGCGCAGGCACCCGCGGCCGGCGGGCTCGGCGCGGACGGCCGGGCCTGGGCGGTGCCGCCCGGGGACGGCACGCTCCTGAAGATCAGCTCCGATGCGGTGTGCCGGGTGGTGGACACCACCGCGGACTGCGCCGCCGAGGACCAGGGGCCCTGGGCCGAGCGGCTCGCCGCGGCGCCGCCGCTGACCGGCCTGAACCGCTACACCGTGGCCGCGGTGAAGGCCTGCCACTACGCGGCCGACGCGGAGACCGGCGGCGCGCTGCTCGCCCGCGAGGGTCCCGCCGTCTGGTCGCGGGCTGCGTGCGGCGGATCCGGATTCAGTGCGGCCCCGCTGGTCGCGGACCGCATCGTCGATGTCTTGAGGGAAGGGGCGGCATGA
- a CDS encoding lysine N(6)-hydroxylase/L-ornithine N(5)-oxygenase family protein, which yields MTVREVGVLAIGAGPANLALAVAIEESGSAELADGTLLLEQSPDVKWQRDLLMPWARSQVSFLKDLVTLRNPSSRFTFLNFLHEQGRLDEFINLGTFHPFRWEFSDYLQWVASSLQRVRIRYGVRAAQVDPVVAADGSVSGWSVLLTDGDEIRCRDLVVGGGRDPRVPDVFAGLPADRLIHSAQYRTRMGEIPKDEPVRAVVVGGAQSAAEMFYALHENLPQSRVTMVVRSVGLQNYQTSKFVNERFFPSFVDEFYDSPAEVRAQVLDEMRLTNYAGLAPPFLDELYTMLYRQKALGPQRSEVRAMTEVVGARLEDGDVVLDLRDRMSGKTEPLRCDLVLLGTGYDPRKPALVRELAARVGIGEVTVSRAHRVELGESARGAVYLQGVNEETHGIADSLISVLAHRSQDILTDLLSRRAAAAETGRP from the coding sequence ATGACGGTACGGGAAGTCGGTGTCCTGGCGATCGGCGCCGGTCCGGCGAATCTGGCGCTCGCGGTGGCCATCGAGGAATCCGGCTCGGCCGAACTTGCGGACGGCACCCTGCTGTTGGAGCAGAGCCCGGACGTCAAATGGCAGCGCGACCTGCTCATGCCGTGGGCGCGCAGCCAGGTGTCCTTCCTGAAGGACCTGGTGACGCTGCGCAACCCGTCCAGCAGGTTCACGTTCCTCAACTTCCTGCACGAGCAGGGGCGCTTGGACGAGTTCATCAACCTGGGCACCTTCCACCCGTTCCGGTGGGAGTTCTCCGACTACCTCCAATGGGTCGCCTCCTCGCTGCAGCGGGTCCGGATCCGGTACGGGGTCCGCGCCGCGCAGGTCGACCCGGTCGTGGCAGCGGACGGTTCCGTCTCCGGGTGGAGCGTGCTGCTGACGGACGGGGACGAGATCCGCTGCCGGGACCTCGTCGTCGGCGGAGGCCGCGACCCGCGGGTGCCGGACGTCTTCGCCGGCCTGCCCGCCGACCGGCTGATCCACAGCGCCCAGTACCGGACCCGGATGGGGGAGATCCCGAAGGACGAGCCGGTCCGGGCCGTGGTGGTCGGCGGGGCGCAGAGCGCCGCGGAGATGTTCTACGCGCTGCACGAGAACCTGCCGCAGAGCCGCGTGACCATGGTCGTACGGTCGGTCGGCCTGCAGAACTACCAGACGAGCAAGTTCGTGAACGAGCGGTTCTTCCCCTCGTTCGTGGACGAGTTCTACGACAGCCCCGCAGAGGTCCGGGCGCAGGTCCTGGACGAGATGCGGCTGACGAACTACGCCGGTCTGGCGCCGCCGTTCCTCGACGAGCTGTACACGATGCTCTACCGGCAGAAGGCGCTCGGTCCGCAGCGCTCCGAGGTGCGGGCGATGACCGAGGTCGTGGGCGCCCGGCTCGAGGACGGGGACGTCGTGCTCGACCTGCGGGACCGGATGAGCGGCAAGACCGAGCCGCTGCGCTGTGACCTCGTGCTGCTGGGCACCGGCTACGACCCCCGCAAGCCCGCCCTCGTACGGGAGCTGGCGGCCCGGGTCGGCATCGGCGAGGTCACGGTCAGCCGCGCCCACCGGGTCGAACTCGGCGAGTCGGCACGGGGAGCCGTCTACCTCCAGGGCGTCAACGAGGAGACCCACGGCATCGCCGACTCCCTCATCAGCGTCCTCGCACACCGCTCCCAGGACATCCTCACCGACCTGCTCTCCCGCCGCGCGGCCGCTGCCGAAACCGGGAGGCCGTGA
- a CDS encoding ATP-grasp domain-containing protein gives MNEQQQPGAASGPVLIVGFVGVTLAAIGEFQPDDSVIYIEEPDVVRKRHVHEQLDGVAFVRGLIEWEYHLAGKADEFHNAHPDLAPVAVVPAIEYATPFAARLAERYGLPGAGLGAAQILRDKALLRQVSAAAGIANPASVRVEGPAGVRDFLRGLGGPVVLKPANRQAAVGTRVIHHAAEVEQAWADCLVQDEGVFVPDRPMELSMLAEQYVEGPEFSVEMLVRDGRALFVNVTGKQLFPGPHPVEMAHTVPADIPEDLAETLGAQTARVVRAVGFRDGIVHCEWIVSNGVPYLVECAGRLAGGGIVDTIQLAYPVQLMRSYYAVMKGEEPPAELPRRAKGGAAVRFLATGAGRVTAVHGVEAARQVDGVFLVAVTAGPGDRFTGLRHSWDRAGIVMATADSSTEALRRAEAAAAAVRIDIEGEA, from the coding sequence ATGAACGAGCAGCAGCAGCCCGGCGCCGCCTCCGGGCCGGTCCTGATCGTCGGGTTCGTCGGCGTCACGCTCGCCGCCATCGGGGAGTTCCAGCCGGACGACTCGGTGATCTACATCGAGGAGCCCGACGTCGTCCGCAAGCGGCACGTGCACGAGCAGCTCGACGGGGTGGCGTTCGTCCGCGGTCTGATCGAGTGGGAGTACCACCTCGCGGGCAAGGCCGACGAGTTCCACAACGCCCACCCCGACCTCGCACCCGTCGCGGTCGTCCCGGCGATCGAGTACGCGACCCCGTTCGCCGCGCGCCTCGCGGAGCGCTACGGCCTGCCCGGCGCCGGCCTCGGGGCCGCCCAGATCCTCCGCGACAAGGCCCTGCTGCGGCAGGTCAGCGCCGCTGCCGGGATCGCCAACCCTGCCAGTGTCCGCGTGGAAGGCCCCGCCGGCGTACGGGACTTCCTGCGCGGCCTTGGCGGCCCCGTCGTACTCAAGCCCGCCAACCGCCAGGCCGCCGTGGGCACCCGGGTGATCCACCACGCGGCCGAGGTCGAGCAGGCATGGGCGGACTGCCTGGTCCAGGACGAGGGCGTCTTCGTGCCCGACCGGCCCATGGAACTGTCCATGCTCGCCGAACAGTACGTCGAGGGGCCCGAGTTCAGTGTCGAGATGCTGGTACGGGACGGGCGCGCGCTGTTCGTCAACGTCACCGGCAAACAGCTCTTCCCCGGGCCCCACCCGGTGGAGATGGCGCACACCGTGCCGGCCGACATCCCCGAGGACCTCGCGGAGACGCTCGGCGCACAGACGGCGCGCGTGGTCCGGGCCGTCGGCTTCCGCGACGGGATCGTGCACTGCGAATGGATCGTCTCGAACGGTGTGCCGTACCTCGTGGAATGCGCGGGCCGGCTCGCCGGCGGCGGCATCGTCGACACCATCCAACTCGCCTACCCGGTCCAGCTCATGCGCAGCTACTACGCGGTGATGAAGGGCGAGGAGCCGCCGGCCGAACTGCCCCGGCGGGCCAAGGGCGGAGCGGCCGTACGGTTCCTGGCCACCGGGGCGGGACGGGTCACGGCCGTGCACGGCGTCGAGGCCGCCCGGCAGGTCGACGGCGTGTTCCTGGTCGCGGTCACCGCCGGGCCGGGCGACCGGTTCACCGGGCTGCGCCACTCCTGGGACCGCGCGGGGATCGTCATGGCCACCGCGGACAGCTCCACCGAGGCACTGCGGCGGGCCGAAGCCGCCGCGGCCGCAGTCCGGATCGACATCGAGGGGGAAGCATGA
- a CDS encoding acyl-CoA dehydrogenase family protein, which produces MSMTRNPGAEVPATAAELLARAKELAPLLRERSAEIEEARRLPADVVDMLRDAGVFRMAFGRELGGLALTTMEQTEVVETLAHGDASAAWCTVMGASSGIFSAFLDETVAKEIFPTPDTITAGLLQPTGHAERVPGGFRLSGRWSFGSGITHCDWVTSGAFVYQDGEPYASPDGSNPHESRQFLVPRAQVEVIDNWHTLGMRGTGSCDYTMDGVFVPEEHTYSFGKVRGRPGPLAQPDAFTRSMCGVALGVARAALDHAREIARTRVDRMTGVAWKDHFRAQVTLAECEADYLATRGGVYGSQRRQWEVLAAGGTLDDLTPEERAASPLAWVHAFRTSRSIVSRLFDLLQTWSIHQSSPMDRWMRDTTTMCQHATAQDRILQSAGAHLLGGKPEFGICLGIVR; this is translated from the coding sequence ATGAGCATGACCCGGAACCCGGGGGCCGAGGTGCCTGCCACCGCGGCGGAACTCCTCGCCCGTGCGAAGGAGCTGGCGCCGCTGCTGCGGGAGCGGTCGGCGGAGATCGAAGAGGCGCGGCGGCTGCCGGCGGACGTGGTGGACATGCTGCGCGACGCCGGGGTGTTCCGAATGGCCTTCGGCCGGGAGCTGGGCGGCCTGGCGCTGACCACGATGGAGCAGACGGAAGTCGTCGAGACGCTGGCGCACGGGGACGCCTCCGCGGCCTGGTGCACCGTGATGGGCGCGAGCAGCGGCATCTTCAGCGCCTTCCTCGACGAGACGGTGGCCAAGGAGATCTTCCCGACCCCGGACACGATCACGGCCGGGCTGCTGCAGCCGACGGGTCACGCCGAGCGGGTCCCCGGCGGTTTCCGGCTCTCCGGCCGCTGGTCCTTCGGCAGCGGCATCACCCACTGCGACTGGGTGACCTCGGGTGCGTTCGTCTACCAGGACGGCGAGCCGTACGCGAGCCCGGACGGCAGCAACCCGCACGAGTCGCGGCAGTTCCTGGTGCCCCGGGCCCAGGTGGAGGTCATCGACAACTGGCACACCCTGGGCATGCGCGGCACCGGCAGCTGCGACTACACCATGGACGGTGTCTTCGTCCCCGAGGAGCACACGTACAGCTTCGGCAAGGTGCGCGGCCGCCCAGGCCCGCTCGCCCAGCCGGACGCGTTCACGCGCAGCATGTGCGGCGTGGCGCTCGGGGTGGCCCGGGCCGCCCTGGACCATGCGCGCGAGATCGCCCGGACCCGGGTCGACCGGATGACCGGGGTCGCGTGGAAGGACCACTTCCGGGCCCAGGTCACGCTCGCCGAGTGCGAGGCGGACTACCTCGCCACCCGGGGCGGGGTGTACGGGAGCCAGCGGCGCCAGTGGGAGGTGCTGGCCGCCGGGGGAACCCTGGACGACCTCACTCCCGAGGAGCGCGCCGCGTCGCCGCTCGCCTGGGTGCACGCCTTCCGCACCTCCAGGTCGATCGTCAGCCGGCTCTTCGACCTGCTCCAGACCTGGTCGATCCACCAGTCGTCGCCGATGGACCGCTGGATGCGCGACACCACCACCATGTGCCAGCACGCCACCGCCCAGGACCGCATTCTCCAGTCGGCCGGCGCCCATCTGCTGGGAGGTAAACCCGAGTTCGGGATCTGCCTCGGCATCGTCAGATAA
- the tsrT gene encoding tryptophan 2-C-methyltransferase: protein MGRGLVLLVNPNKVHPPIAPYALDVLTTSLEAADFEVEVVDLTFHREDWKSCLSEYFGARSPVLVGVTIRNTDTVYAFEQRPFIGEHKEIITEIKRLTDAPIVGGGIGFSSMPFALVDYFGIDFGVKGPGEQIICDLADALVTGRDPRTVSGLLCNTGEGVVRVPPPALSLTPRRAVAPPSAGQFEDRVWQVDQAGTYLRRSGSPHKVDNLLYYQRGGLAGILTKNGCTYRCSHCVEPDAKGIRFGRRDVAAVVDEMQSLAAQGILDQHTTDSEFNLSISHAKQLLREIVRRRHADSGNPLNDLRLWVYCQPSPFDEEFAGLLAAAGCRGVNVGSDHVRADMLRGWKVTGKGTTYYSFADTERLVRLCHANGMLTMVEALFGMPGETPQTMRECVEAFMALDATVTGFSLGLRLFPHTPLGIAMAEQCDGVRTVPGLQSNTATGPIVLKPPARCSGPVEYERQFMFDESGNFRLVCYFSPDLLEDAGTVDDPSGRWSRSVELLWDLVDPADHHRVMLPTLAGMSEHDNNYADNPFLTSLSGLGYTGAFWAHWRDREAILRQAQEVGMAESAEN, encoded by the coding sequence ATGGGCCGAGGCCTGGTGCTTTTGGTCAATCCCAACAAGGTGCACCCACCGATCGCGCCCTATGCGCTCGATGTGCTCACGACCTCGTTGGAGGCCGCCGACTTCGAGGTCGAGGTGGTGGACCTCACGTTCCACCGGGAGGACTGGAAGTCCTGCCTCTCCGAATACTTCGGAGCGCGCAGTCCGGTCCTCGTCGGTGTCACGATCCGCAACACCGACACCGTCTACGCCTTCGAGCAGCGCCCCTTCATCGGGGAGCACAAGGAGATCATCACCGAGATCAAACGCCTCACGGACGCGCCCATCGTCGGCGGCGGCATCGGCTTCTCCTCCATGCCCTTCGCGCTGGTCGACTACTTCGGCATCGACTTCGGCGTCAAGGGCCCCGGCGAGCAGATCATCTGCGACCTCGCCGACGCGCTGGTCACCGGGCGCGACCCGCGCACGGTGTCCGGTCTGCTGTGCAACACGGGCGAGGGGGTCGTGCGGGTACCGCCGCCGGCGCTCTCCCTGACGCCCCGGCGCGCCGTGGCACCGCCGTCCGCAGGGCAGTTCGAGGACCGGGTGTGGCAGGTGGACCAGGCCGGAACGTACCTGCGCCGCTCCGGCTCGCCGCACAAGGTGGACAACCTGCTCTACTACCAGCGCGGCGGGCTGGCCGGCATCCTCACCAAGAACGGCTGCACCTACCGCTGCTCGCACTGCGTCGAACCCGATGCGAAGGGCATCCGGTTCGGCCGGCGGGACGTCGCCGCCGTGGTCGACGAGATGCAGTCCCTCGCCGCGCAGGGGATCCTCGACCAGCACACCACCGACAGCGAGTTCAACCTGTCCATATCCCACGCGAAGCAGCTGCTGCGCGAGATCGTCCGCCGCAGGCACGCAGACTCCGGCAATCCGCTGAACGACTTGCGGCTGTGGGTCTACTGCCAGCCTTCGCCGTTCGACGAGGAGTTCGCCGGGTTGCTCGCCGCCGCGGGCTGCCGCGGGGTGAACGTCGGCTCCGACCACGTACGGGCGGACATGCTGCGCGGCTGGAAGGTCACCGGGAAGGGCACCACGTACTACTCCTTCGCCGACACCGAGAGACTGGTCCGGCTCTGCCACGCCAACGGCATGCTGACCATGGTCGAGGCGCTGTTCGGAATGCCGGGCGAGACGCCGCAGACCATGCGCGAATGCGTCGAGGCGTTCATGGCACTGGACGCCACCGTGACCGGGTTCTCGCTGGGGCTGAGGCTCTTCCCCCACACGCCGCTCGGCATCGCGATGGCCGAGCAGTGCGACGGGGTGCGCACGGTGCCCGGACTGCAGTCGAACACGGCCACCGGCCCGATCGTGCTGAAGCCACCGGCCCGGTGCTCGGGCCCGGTCGAGTACGAGCGGCAGTTCATGTTCGACGAGTCGGGCAACTTCCGGCTCGTCTGCTACTTCTCGCCGGATCTCCTCGAGGACGCCGGAACGGTCGATGACCCCTCCGGACGGTGGAGCCGGTCCGTGGAACTGCTCTGGGATCTCGTCGACCCCGCCGACCACCACCGGGTCATGCTGCCGACGCTGGCAGGCATGAGCGAGCACGACAACAACTACGCGGACAATCCCTTCCTGACGAGTCTCAGCGGACTCGGGTACACCGGAGCATTCTGGGCGCATTGGCGAGACCGGGAGGCAATTCTCCGGCAGGCGCAAGAGGTAGGAATGGCAGAGTCCGCAGAAAACTGA
- a CDS encoding MFS transporter translates to MTEDAPVRVFDALKATPTPVRYLLGGVLVNQLGAFVQTFLVLYLTYRGASVSVAGLSLVAYSIGSVFGTMLGAEITHRFGPRATIMAAMGASAPLVASISWLSGPGMLWALLVVVGLAGLFTQAYRPAAAVMLSDLMPERYQVMAFSMMRIALNIGAALAPLIAAVVILVDWDLLFWIDGGTALVYALLAFALLPKKAVEGEAEQGAEAAAAPEAGTSGQAAGGRSAYATMLRDRKYMLFLGAILLGSLTYAQGHIALPLELAEDDYPTSFYSTVLTVSSVVLITCELKITAYLSRLPKHVRVITGHLVEAVGLAVYGLTSRSGAFTITGAVLVVCGIMIAAPSMFAHPATFPAAVKARYIGTMQAVGGAASALAPLFGVFLWTRLGGGFWLLCGVVTAVAGLLALAGVKQPPEPAPAKDADAGTEGTPEVVGGTS, encoded by the coding sequence ATGACGGAGGATGCTCCGGTCCGGGTGTTCGACGCGCTGAAGGCGACTCCGACACCGGTCCGATATCTTCTCGGCGGCGTACTGGTCAACCAACTCGGCGCGTTCGTCCAGACGTTCCTCGTGCTGTACCTGACCTACCGCGGCGCGTCGGTCAGCGTGGCGGGCCTCTCGCTCGTCGCGTACAGCATCGGTTCGGTCTTCGGCACGATGCTGGGCGCCGAGATCACCCACCGGTTCGGCCCGCGGGCCACCATCATGGCGGCCATGGGGGCCTCCGCCCCGCTGGTGGCGTCGATCTCTTGGCTGAGCGGGCCGGGGATGCTGTGGGCGCTGCTGGTCGTGGTCGGGCTCGCAGGCCTGTTCACCCAGGCGTACCGGCCGGCGGCCGCCGTGATGCTCAGCGACCTGATGCCGGAGCGGTACCAGGTCATGGCGTTCTCGATGATGCGGATCGCGCTGAACATCGGCGCCGCCCTGGCCCCGCTGATCGCAGCGGTGGTCATCCTGGTCGATTGGGACCTGCTGTTCTGGATCGACGGCGGGACGGCGCTCGTCTACGCCCTGCTGGCGTTCGCCCTGCTCCCGAAGAAGGCCGTGGAAGGGGAGGCGGAGCAGGGAGCCGAGGCCGCAGCCGCACCCGAAGCCGGGACGTCCGGCCAGGCCGCAGGCGGCCGTTCGGCGTACGCCACGATGCTCCGCGACCGGAAGTACATGCTCTTCCTGGGCGCCATCCTGCTCGGCTCGCTCACCTACGCGCAGGGCCACATCGCCCTCCCGCTGGAGCTCGCCGAAGACGACTATCCGACCAGCTTCTACAGCACCGTGCTCACGGTGTCCTCCGTCGTGCTGATCACCTGTGAGCTCAAGATCACGGCCTACCTGAGCAGGCTGCCGAAGCACGTGCGGGTGATCACCGGCCACCTGGTGGAGGCCGTCGGCCTCGCGGTCTACGGGCTGACCTCCCGGTCCGGTGCGTTCACCATCACCGGTGCGGTCCTGGTCGTCTGCGGGATCATGATTGCCGCGCCGAGCATGTTCGCCCACCCGGCGACGTTCCCCGCTGCGGTCAAGGCCCGCTACATCGGCACCATGCAGGCCGTCGGCGGAGCCGCCTCGGCGCTCGCGCCGCTGTTCGGCGTCTTCCTCTGGACCAGGCTCGGGGGCGGGTTCTGGCTGCTGTGCGGCGTCGTGACCGCCGTGGCCGGGCTGCTCGCCCTGGCCGGTGTGAAACAGCCGCCCGAACCGGCCCCGGCGAAGGACGCGGACGCCGGCACCGAAGGAACGCCCGAAGTCGTCGGAGGCACGTCATGA
- a CDS encoding acetyl-CoA carboxylase biotin carboxylase subunit family protein, whose product MTDDLMTSDVMTSDVMAADKGSLLVIGSGLKVYREYLVAPIRRRARAAGLDMVLLNNLNPTWQHEYFDEIIVANVFDSEAMGAAAREVAARRRIVGLMCWDEPLVLDAGLLAAEFGVPGLSVPGVRGCRDKQLTRAELTAAGLCQPGFELTTTVEQARAAAARIGYPVVIKPRAMGASIGVVFAADESELDAAFRIALSASEVDPGPYRASAIVEGYAPGPEISIDGAVHKGEYLPMFVARKHSSDQPYFEEVGHLVDAADPLMADPGLMRTLARAHQVLGIEDGITHSEVRLTGRGPLIIEINGRLGGDLIPFLGRTATGIEPGEVLFDVATGQRPDTRPTRRAVAGIRFGYPERDCLLRSVAVPAEAPGLVAAAPMAEPGTTLRLPPGGYLARHSFVVCQADDNRTCLERLDAAAALVALDAEPIGPPDPDAPFEMPAGLLDVDE is encoded by the coding sequence ATGACCGACGACCTGATGACGAGCGACGTGATGACGAGCGACGTGATGGCCGCCGACAAGGGAAGCCTGCTGGTCATCGGCAGCGGGCTGAAGGTGTACCGGGAGTACCTCGTCGCGCCGATCCGCCGCCGGGCCCGTGCGGCCGGCCTGGACATGGTGCTGCTCAACAACCTCAACCCCACCTGGCAGCACGAGTACTTCGACGAGATCATCGTCGCCAACGTCTTCGACTCCGAGGCGATGGGCGCGGCGGCCCGCGAAGTCGCCGCCCGCCGCCGCATCGTCGGCCTGATGTGCTGGGACGAGCCGCTGGTCCTGGACGCCGGGCTCCTCGCTGCCGAGTTCGGTGTGCCGGGGCTGTCGGTACCCGGCGTACGCGGCTGCCGGGACAAGCAGCTCACCCGGGCCGAACTCACCGCGGCGGGCCTCTGCCAGCCGGGGTTCGAGCTGACCACCACCGTGGAGCAGGCCAGGGCGGCCGCCGCGCGGATCGGCTATCCCGTCGTGATCAAGCCGCGTGCGATGGGCGCCAGCATCGGCGTCGTGTTCGCGGCCGACGAGAGCGAGCTGGACGCCGCGTTCCGGATCGCCCTGTCCGCGAGCGAGGTCGACCCGGGCCCGTACCGGGCGAGCGCCATCGTCGAGGGGTACGCGCCCGGGCCGGAGATCAGCATCGACGGCGCCGTGCACAAGGGCGAGTACCTGCCGATGTTCGTGGCCCGCAAACACAGCAGCGACCAGCCGTACTTCGAGGAGGTCGGGCACCTCGTCGACGCGGCCGACCCGCTGATGGCGGACCCCGGGCTGATGCGCACCCTCGCCCGGGCGCACCAGGTGCTCGGCATCGAGGACGGCATCACGCACAGCGAGGTCCGGCTGACCGGCCGCGGGCCGCTGATCATCGAGATCAACGGCCGCCTCGGCGGGGACCTGATCCCCTTCCTCGGCAGGACCGCCACCGGCATCGAGCCCGGCGAGGTGCTGTTCGACGTGGCCACCGGGCAGCGGCCGGACACCCGGCCGACCCGGCGGGCCGTCGCCGGCATCCGGTTCGGCTACCCGGAGCGGGACTGCCTGCTGCGGTCGGTCGCCGTACCGGCCGAGGCTCCGGGCCTGGTCGCCGCCGCGCCGATGGCCGAGCCCGGGACCACGCTGCGTCTGCCCCCGGGCGGCTACCTGGCACGCCACTCCTTCGTGGTGTGCCAGGCCGACGACAACCGGACCTGCCTGGAGCGGCTGGACGCGGCGGCCGCGCTCGTCGCACTGGACGCGGAGCCGATCGGCCCGCCGGATCCGGACGCACCGTTCGAGATGCCGGCCGGCCTGCTCGACGTGGACGAATGA